The nucleotide window CGCCATAAGGAAATGGCAACCGTTGTTGCACGACTCGATAGGCTTCTTGGAAAAAAATATCTGATGAAGTCCTGTGGTATCCATTATCAAACGTCCGCAGGTATGATTTGCAATAAGCTGTTTTCATAGCTGTTCGAATATCTCTCGCTTCCAATGTTTCTATAAAATCACACAGAATCGACTGAGAAACGATAGACCTCGACTACCTATATCGAATACAAAAGAAACATCGCTATCAATCGAGTCAGGCTTAATTTCAGACAAAATTAAAGCGAGCCAATATCTAGACCACCGATCCCGGCTTGGCTCTGACCGATAAGCACAGTATGGCTCGCCGCACCGAACAATTGATCACCCGCGCTAAAGCAGTCTTGGTGGCGTCCTTGTGTCCATGGCAGGATTTGGTCTCAGATAATCAGATATGGTTACCCACTTTACTGAGTCGTAACCACCCAAAATTAACAACGTTTAACTCACCAGCCAGCCCCCCGCGACCAATAATCAGGCCCTCTTCAGCGAACTGGCTACAGCATGCGTACCGCAACCCAAGTACTGAAAACCCGGAGCCTTCACAGCAATAAGGCCCGCGCGCAACCATGGCCACGATCCAGGCTCTGGTTATCCATGTTGCTAATCGGCACCTGCGGCACGGCCCTGGCCGCCGAGCCATCGGCGCAAGGCTTTATGGACGGTTCAACCCTGGATGTGCTGAGCCGAAATTTCTTCCTGCAGAATGACTACCGGTCCCCCTCCCCGGCGAACAAAAACTATAAACAAGAGTGGGCCCAGGGCTTCATCGCCTCATTTGCCTCCGGCTTTACCCCCGGCACCGTCGGTTTCGGTGTCGATGCCCATGGTTTTCTCGGTGTGAAACTGGATGGAGGCAAGGGGCATTCCGGAACGGGTTTGCTGCCGCTGGATTCGGATGGTCGCAGTGAGAGCGACTTCTCCAGTGCCGGTGGCGCGTTGAAGCTGCGCGCGTCCCGAACCACCTTGGCCTACGGTGAGATGACCGTGGAAACCCCGGTGTTCGACACCGCCGACAAACGCCTGCAACCGGAATACGCCACGGGGTTTCTGCTCGACAGCCGGGAGGTCGACGACGTGCATTTACAGGCCGGACGCTTCACCGCTTTCAAGAATCAGGAAGCCTCGACCCGCAAAGGGGATTTCACCGGTTATGGGGTGAGCACCGAGACCGGCAGTATCACTTTCCTCGGCGCCCAATTATTCGAGGATCAGCCGTTGGGCGGTGCTCTGTACGCGTCCGAGCTGAGTGACACCTGGCGTCAGTACTACGCCAACCTGCATCTGAAGCAATCCGGGTTCTTTCTGGACAGCAACGTTTATCACACTCAGGCTTACGGCAACGCCGTGGCCGGCGCGATTGATAACACCGCTTATAGCTTGTCTGGCAAATATACTGTCGGCGCTCAGGGATTCACCCTGGCTTATCAGAAGATCCATGGCGACACGCCCTTCGACTTTGTCGGCGGTGACTCGATCTACCTCGCCAATTCCATCAAATACGCTGACTTCAACGGTGCCGGCGAACACTCGTGGCAGGCCCGCTACGACCTCGATTTGGGGGCTTTCGGTGTCCCGGGGTTGAAATTCATGACCCGCTACGTTATCGGTCGCGGCATCGACGGTACCCACGCCCCCCAAGGTGGGGCGTACAACCCATTTGCTTCGGACGCCGGCCAGTTCGTCCCGCAACAAGGGGATGGCGGACGCCATTGGGAGCGGGATATCGATCTGCACTACATCGTGCAATCGGGGCCGGCCAAGGATTTGTCCGTGCAGGTGTCCCAAGTGTCACATCGGGCCAATAGCGCTCAGGGCGGGGATGACATTGACCGGATTTACATCGTGATTGAGTACCCCCTCAAGTTGGGACGTTTTTAACCGGGTCGCTTCACGGTGGCCTTGAATATCCTCTACCGCCGAGGAGGCATCGCTACCCACAGCTCTATGACTTCGGGATCGGCCTGAACCTTAGCCTCTGTACGAAAAGCCTTGAGACTCGTTCATGCTGCGTTGAAAACAGCCTCGGAATGCTCATGTACTCCAGTACACTGCGCTTCCTCGGCTGTTTTCGCCTTGCCTGACCTTCGTCTCAAGACTTTTCGTACAGAGCCTAGGGAAAACCATTCGTGGTATTTCCGTCGTCCTTCATATTTTGTATGTATAGCCCAA belongs to Pseudomonas sp. B21-028 and includes:
- a CDS encoding OprD family porin, with protein sequence MLLIGTCGTALAAEPSAQGFMDGSTLDVLSRNFFLQNDYRSPSPANKNYKQEWAQGFIASFASGFTPGTVGFGVDAHGFLGVKLDGGKGHSGTGLLPLDSDGRSESDFSSAGGALKLRASRTTLAYGEMTVETPVFDTADKRLQPEYATGFLLDSREVDDVHLQAGRFTAFKNQEASTRKGDFTGYGVSTETGSITFLGAQLFEDQPLGGALYASELSDTWRQYYANLHLKQSGFFLDSNVYHTQAYGNAVAGAIDNTAYSLSGKYTVGAQGFTLAYQKIHGDTPFDFVGGDSIYLANSIKYADFNGAGEHSWQARYDLDLGAFGVPGLKFMTRYVIGRGIDGTHAPQGGAYNPFASDAGQFVPQQGDGGRHWERDIDLHYIVQSGPAKDLSVQVSQVSHRANSAQGGDDIDRIYIVIEYPLKLGRF